The genomic DNA TTCATTGTATGTAGTCGATAAAGGTTATTATGAAGTGTCAATGTCAACTGTATTTAAGGGCCGAACTTCGGTTGTCagtttccttccttccgtTGTTTTGTGTATTGGCTACAGACAGAAGAGGGCCCCGTGTAGGGAGTCTTCATTATGCGATCAACCAACTCTTCTCGGCCCCGCCGGCTTCCGGGTCCATTATGTAAACAAAGATTTAAAGGCGGTTACGTCCGCCATATAACTCCACATTAATTTTGATATTTTTAGGATCCCAGAGGCAAGCAGCAAGAACTTCGCAAGGGTTTTATTGCATCTATCTTACCGCTTTCGGTATCTATACACAGAAGGATAATTTATAATGGTGAGTATATGATCTATGACTCACTGATGCGTAGCCTTCACTGATCCTTACACAGCCGCCCCGAACAAAAGTTCAGTCTTCCGGACTCGGTAAAGCGCTGATCAATCGCAAAGCCAAGGAAGCAGTTGCACCTAAGGAGTCCCAGCTTGTACGTGTGGTATCTAATCTTAGCATGCCTGATTCCTGATTATCTTTAATAGTACACCCTTGATGACAACAATCCTTTGGCATCCGTCACCCATGAGCGCGATCTCGACGAATTTCTGGCCAACGCTGCTCTGGCAGATCAAGATTTCACAACCGAACGTACCAAGCTACGAGTGATATCTGCTCCTAACATGCCTACGCCATCTACCAATCCATTTTTGCTATCcgctgaagaggagaaggaagtcaccaagaagaagagggatttCCAGGGGGATTTGACTGTGCCTCGACGACCGCCTTGGACAAGGCAGATGACAAGGTTGGAGTTGGAAAAGCAGGAACGGGAGTCTTTCCTGgagtggagaagagacatCGCAAAGTAGGTGGGATTCCATACGGCTGTGACAATGACTAAAAATGATGATACGCGACAGGCTCGCTGAAACGTCTAACCTTTTGCTTACGCCTTTTGAGCGTAATGTCCAACTTTGGCGTCAACTTTGGCGTGTCCTTGAGCGTTCTCAACTCGTCGTTCAAATCGTGGATGCTCGAAATCCTCTTGGTTTTAGGTGTCAGGATCTGGAGAACTACGTGAAGGAGATCGGTAGCGACGAAAATGACGAAGAGATTACCGTGGCaggcaaaggaaagagaagaagcttaTTGCTGATAAATAAGGCTGACTTATTGACATATGATCAAAGGTTAGTGTAGGCTATTCTTCTGCCCTCCTCTATTGCTTATCTATATTTATTAGGTCTGCTTGGGCCGAGTAtttcgagaaggaaggcATCTCGTACGCGTTCTTCTCCGCTGCGaatgctgctgctgctcaagAACAGGCAGAGAAACAGCGATTAAGGCAACAAGAAGAATATGATGGACCCAAAGGGTCTAGTgaggaaaatgaagaagaatctgAAGAGCAGCAGGATGAGACTGAGGATGAGCAGGATGAGACTGAGGAGGAGCATTTGATTAATGATCTCAGAGAAACCCATctcgatgaggaagattggTCTTCAGAAAGTGCCGGAAGGAGTGGGAATGTTTCAAGGTCGGAAGTAGACGAAAAACTTGCCGAGGGGCAGACTCTATCTTTATCTGAAGTCGCCCAGGATGTCGGAGCCAGGTTTGGGGAGTCTACGGAACAGGAAGACGTAAGAACAAGAGTTCTCACCGTTACCGAGCTGGAAGATCTTTTCATCAATGCAGCACCAGACTTGAAAGGTAGATAACACTCATTTTAGTACGTGCGTGCTGACAACTTTGCTAGACTTTGCCACTCCTCAGCACCCCAATCCCAAGCTTATGGTCGGTTTGGTTGGCTACCCTAATGTTGGTAAATCATCCACGATCAACTCCCTCCTCGGTGCCAAGAAAGTGTCTGTTTCTGCAACTCCCGGTAAAACCAAGCATTTCCAGACTCTTGTACTCTCTGACACCATCACTCTGTGTGATTGTCCCGGTCTTGTCTTCCCGCAGTTTGCCAACACTCAAGCGGACATGGTCGTTGATGGTGTATTACCAATCGACCAAATGAGAGAGTATTCTGCTCCTGTGGATTTGCTGTGTAAACGAATACCGAGGGAGATATTGGAGGGTACCTATGGTATTAGGATTGATGTtaaggacgaagaagagggcggAACAGGTAAAGTGGGGTGGGAAGAGTTCTTATCTGCTTATGCGAGTAAGTTGTTCAAACTCATATCATTCACGATGCTTACTTGTTGATAGTCGCTCGCGGTATGACTCGATCTTCTTTCGGTATGCCGGACACTTCTCGTGCCGCACGATACGTCTTGAAGGATTATGTCAATGCCAAACTTTTGTTTGCCCATCCCCCGCCGGGTATAGACGCCGACGATTTTATGTCAGTCTCTCGAGCTGAAACTATTGCACGTATCGAGGAGTCATACGAGAATGGCAGAAAACGTGCACCCGTGACTCATGTCTCGAAGAATGCCGATACTTACGTTCAGCCTGCATCAGCAAAGGCTAAGGATTCTCTGGATGATGAGACAGAGCAGGGACAAGATCAAACTAAGAGAGAAAGGCAGTCTACTAGTAGACAGGTCAAGTCTActgctgcttctgctcCCGCACGTTCTGGTCGCGAGAAGGCGTCGGCCCTTGATTCTGTGTACTTCAATGAAAGTGGGGCACAGCCACGTTTGGTCATCAAGGGGCGTAATCAGCCTGGTGATGCACAGGAAGGAGGGCAAGGATTTTCAAGGACTACCAGATATCCCCATCAGAGGTTGTTGGGACCTGACGGGATGCCCATTCTCGGtgctggaggaagagactTGGGAGGGGcaaatgggaagaagcacttcaagagaaaggaagggaaaaaaagatcCGGCAAGGGTTACGATTAGCTACTGATCTGACATGTATGCAGCCCGATGACTGCACCTTTGAACTGTTTTACACATAAAAAATAAGGACAACAGGTTCACTTTATGTCCTTCAGTCATTTGCCGTTGTCGGTCTGTCTATCAAAATCCTAAATCTGTGGTACTATTACTGGAACTGTAATTTACTTCGACGGTTGTCGGACCGAACGAGGAACGATAACAGTGAATTGTCGGCACGCATTTTAGCCGGCGGCATCGAGGGGGGCTCCTGCTTTCGtaagaggagggagatcTTTTATTACCAAGATGCGTTATATAATTGGTAAGAGATCCGCGTTAGCAGTTGGCAGACCGTCGGTTCTGTTAAACTGCAAAATGGTTCATTTAACCATTATTTGTATGTGCAGCGctgctcctcttcgctCTGTGACGACTTCCGGTCATCTGACCGAACGGTAAAACGGTAGAAGCAGTAGACTGGATCAGCATGTTCCACCCAGCTATATATCATGCAGCTACCCATAAAAATCCATAGGTCTCTCCCACAACTTGCAATCCTCCTCGACCGCAGCAAAAGACGATCAGCGTTCAACAACCGATCATGCTAAGAACATCAGGCTCGACAAACAAAGTGCTCCTATCCCGGCTGGGTTGCAGACTCATGCAAACCCAGACAGCTGGGGGACGAGCTCCCAAtctgcctcttccaagCATGGTGGGCTCTAAACCTCCCAGGAAAGAGCGTGAGGAGGGCAACGTAAGTGGTGAAACCTCGTTTAATAATACTGTCATACACCCAACTATTGGTCTACTTTCCCGAACTACTGGTCCCTTCATTTGCTGATGATTGCCGTAGATTAGCTCCGtgttctcttccctttcggGAGAAGCTGAAAAGCCACTTCCACCTCGTTTTGCCGAGCTCAAACGGACCATTATTGGAGAGGAGGCCAATCAAAGAAGGCTTATTGCAGGATGGGAGAGATTGACAAAGAGATTGCGCGATGCTgcagaagagattgagaggAAGCAACAGGATGTAAGTGAGGTTGCATGAGGTATACTTGCCCTTCCCCGTCATTGATGATACTTCTTGCTTCAGAATATTCCTCAAACCTCCTACGACGAATTCATTAATGGAGGGAATGCAAGCCTCATTGAGCGCATCAAAGCCTGCGGAGCAGTAATTATTCGAGGTGTAGTCGATGAGCAAACCGCGCTCAAGTGGCTCGAAGATGTCAAGGCATACATTGCAAAGAATCCATCTGTTAAAGGCTTCCCAGAGAATGACAAGCAAGTGTTTGAACTTTAGTATGTTGCATATCCCAATTTCTTGATCAACAGTTCATGAATGTGAACCTATTCTAGCTGGTCAAAATCGCAGCTGGCCGCTCGTTCACATCCCCGCTCAATGGCAATCCAAAGAGCTCtactttccctcttttctcacAATCCCAGTGCACCTGTGTCTCTCCATACCCCTGTTACATACGCTGATCGTCTCCGCATTCGGCATCCTGGGGACGCTCAGTTTGCTCTTGGTCCCCATGCGGACGGTGGGAGTGTCGAGAGATGGGAGGACGAGACGTACCGCAAGGTATACCAAAGATGCTTGGAGGGTAGATGGGAGGAATTTGACGCATGGACCATTGGCGAAAGGGCTTTGGCTAATCAAAACATGTACGACGGTCCTGGATCAGTACGTGCCTGATATCTATTTGCCATTGTTTGATGCCCGGCTGAGAGAATCACAGTGTGGGGTTTTTAGAGCATTCCAAGGTTGGACTTCCATGTCTGACACTGGTCCTAATGAGGGGACTTTGAGGGTTTATCCCCTGATAAAGGAGCTCACGGCTTACACTATGATGCGACCCCTTTTCCGGTATGTCTGAACCAGCCGGGAATGCTTATTAACACTTGCCAAAGAGAGAAACAGCCTCGAGCGACTCTTTCTCGAGACGAATACCTCTCGCCTGCGAACTGGGAGCTTGATTTTGAGACTTCACGGTTCCCCAATTCCCCCTTGGCCAGATGCCAAGAGTACAATGATGaaactcatcctcatcttgaACTGGAAAGGACGATGGTCAGTGTGCCTCGAGTCAAGCCTGGAGATCAGGCTTGGTGGCATGGAGGTGAGTAATCAGTCGGTCAGTCTAGATTATGAAGCTAATAGCACCCCCATCGCAAACAGACATGATTCACTCCGTAGAATCCATGCACCAAGGCCAAGGGCCTTCGGCGGTCCTCTATATTCCTGCAGTTCCTCTCACACCTCAAAACGCAGATTATGTCCGAGACCAGAGAAGCCAGTTCATGCAAGGAAGGCCAGCACCCGATTTTCCAGGAGGCGTTGGCGAGAGCAGCTTTGCCGGTCGGGGTACTCAAGAGGATATTGAAAGTCATGATGGTAGACAGGCGTGggtcttctcttctcattcCTGAGGGCAAAGAACTGATGATCTCGAAGTATGGGGTTGGAACCATTTGAAATAAACGAGCGACTTGCCCCAGGTGAGCGCCAAGTGAGGCAACAGGCGTAAGTTCATCATAATCAATATTGGAACTTTTTTCACTAATATCGCCCAGCAATGAAATACTTGGATTCTAAGGATTTGAAGTGAAGAATGATGAATAGGGCAGTAGTTTGAAGGTAGCATTTGATTTTGTCATACATATTCCCGCTTAAGCAGGCATGGCGACAGCcagccctcctccttgcgTAGCGTCACCCAGTCTCGCTCGATGTATCTTGATTTCCTCCACTGGTCTGTCGTCCTTGTCCGTTCGCACAGCCTCTAATCTCTGAATGGTCTTCATACCAGAAGACACTCGACCGAATATCGTGTGCTTTCCGTCGAGGTACGGTGTCGGGGCCTAGACGAAGGACCTGAGTTAGTTTTCATTTCGGCGACCACAATAAGTTTACGAACACatgtgatgaagaattgtGAACCTATTGATCGGATGCACATTCATAAATATCACACCAATGTCTGTAGACGTGGGGACTCACCATTAGTATTCGGTCCAGAATTAGCCATGGCCAAGATTCCCGCACCAACAAATCTCAGCTCGGGGTGGATTTCGTCGGCAAACCTATCGCCATAAATTGAGGTTCCACCTCGCCCCGTTCCTGTTGGGTCACCACCTTGAATCATGAAATTCTGCTCATGTTAATTTTCGAACAGACATCCCATCTTATAAGCAATAGACGTACAGGGATAATTCGATGGAAAATGACACCGTTGTAATAGCCTCGCTCCGCCAGCTTGGCAAAGTTGTTACATGTCTGCCATTCAGTTTTTAGCCATGTGAACTTACGAGCTACAAAACTATCATTACTAACCTTGGGCGCATGGGCCGTGTAGAGTTCGACAGTGAATGAACCGACGGAAGTGTCGAATGTGACGTATGTTGGAGAAGGGCCTGACATGGTGATGAAGGGCGGTGGTGGTCCAGTTGATTTCGAGTCTGTCGAGTTGGCAGCGGTAGATTAGAGGTACTCTCTCGGGAAGAGTATTTCCTTATAAATTTCCAGATGTATGAGTATCTgataaagaagaaattCACGACAAAACCGACAGCTGAGTTCTTCGTGACGATCGATACGTCGAAGGCGGACGAGTAACGAAAACAAATGGATTAGAAATAACAAAAGTGGACGATTTAAATCAATTTATTAGCGTTTCAACCACAGCACTCAACAAGTTCACTACAGACATTTGATTCCGCTAATAACGGCCCAATGAACGCGTTCCGCAACCAGCTCGCGCAGCTGTCCACAACGAATGAAGTTCCCAAATGCACATTACTCCTTTCTCTTTATATGCATAAACGACTCTCCTACATCAGTTAATATGGGACGGAACGGCATGTTTGGCTCTTTTCAGGGCTTCGATGCTTTCGGAAAGGCGAGCACCTCTCCGTCGCTGCTTTCAACCTTTGCGCTAACGATCATCTGTAGACgatggaagatgtcaagATCAAGACACGTACCGGTGCTCTCTGTAAGCCTGCACATGCGTCAATTTATGAAAACAATGTGCTAATCAAGTGTATTATAGTGACTTTCATCTCACTGTCGATTATTCTTACCTCTGTCATGCTCGAGTTCATCGATTACAGACGGATACACATGGAACCAAGTATCATCGTGGATAGATCGAGGGGAGAGAAGCTTGTAATCGATTTTGACATAGAATTCCCCCGAGTCCCATGCTATCGTGTGTATACCGTCAATTAATAGTACTAGATAAGCTGATAAAATATCGCCAGTCCTTTCGTTGGATGTCATGGACATCTCTGGGGAACATCAGACAGAGTTTGAACACCAAGTTACCAAGACAAGAATGAACAAGGATGGGAACGTTATTTCCAAAGTACAGGGGGGTCGTGAGTACCTATTCTCGGTCTTATAACTTCCATTGATACCTATTCGCTCTCTACAGAGCTCAAAGGAGATGTTGAGAGAGCCAACTTAAACCAGGACCCCAATTACTGTGGATCTTGCTATGGtgcccttcctcctgaGAGCGGGTATGTGATTAAAAGTTGTCATGGAATCTTGTGGAAATTGAATAATGTGTCTTAGGTGCTGTAACTCTTGTGAAGAGGTCCGACAAGCCTACGGTAGGAAAGGATGGTCTTTCAGTGATCCTGAAGGAATCGAACAGGTTCGTTGCAAGATCCTTGACAAGTAGGGAAGGGTACTGACAACAAGCTGGATAGtgtgttgaagaaggatggatggacaagatgaaggagcaAAACGAGGAAGGTTGTCGCATTGATGGACACATCCGGGTCAACAAGGTGAGTTCCTTTTACccattttcctttcctATCTTTCCCTAACGAACCCGCAACTCCAGGTTATCGGAAACCTACACTTCAGTCCTGGTCGATCATTCCAAAACAACATGATGCAAATGCTCGAGCTCGTCCCTTACCTACGCGACAAGAATCACCACGACTTTGGGCACATTGTGCACAAGTTTAGATTTGGCGCTGATATGACCAAGGCAGAAGAGTTGACAGTTCTGCCAAAGGAacagagatggagagataAATTAGGTCTAAGGGATCCTTTGCAAGGAATTAAGGCTCATACTGAAGTTTGTGAGTGCGATTTATTCTCTCAATTCTATCTGGCTGATTCCAAATGCAGCCAACTATATGTTTCAGTGTCAGTATCTGCCAGCTTCGCTCATTTTGGAGATGTTATACTGACAAAATGGTGATCATACTGTAGACTTCCTCAAGGTTGTTTCCACGAACTTCATTTCCCTCAGTGGGGAGGAGATTTCGTCTCATCAGTACAGTGTGACTCAGTATGAACGAGATCTTCGAACGGGAAACGCCCCTGGTAAGGATGCCCATGGTCGTAAGTGTACATCTCTCTCCTAGTATATGTAACAATTGCTGAACATTTGGTGAAGATATGACTAGTCACGGAATGATGGGTGTTCCTGGGGTCTTCTTCAAGTGAGTTCTCTTGATTGAATGTTGCACTTAAGGCTGATGAGTCACTTAAGCTATGAGATATCACCCATGAAAGTTATCCACACAGAAGAAAGGCAATCCTTTGCACACTTCCTAACATCGTAAGTACCTCCCAGTTTTGCAAAGAATCTCGATTGACGGGGCGGTGATAGGACATGCGCGATCGTCGGAGGTGTTTTGACAGTTGCAAGCTTGGTAGACTCTTTAATCTTCAACAGTTCCAAGCGAttaaagaagaagtctgAAGATTCATTCAGAGGCCCAAGTGGGAAGATAGTATGTCATGT from Cryptococcus neoformans var. neoformans JEC21 chromosome 3 sequence includes the following:
- a CDS encoding ER to Golgi transport-related protein, putative, which gives rise to MGRNGMFGSFQGFDAFGKTMEDVKIKTRTGALLTFISLSIILTSVMLEFIDYRRIHMEPSIIVDRSRGEKLVIDFDIEFPRVPCYLLSLDVMDISGEHQTEFEHQVTKTRMNKDGNVISKVQGGQLKGDVERANLNQDPNYCGSCYGALPPESGCCNSCEEVRQAYGRKGWSFSDPEGIEQCVEEGWMDKMKEQNEEGCRIDGHIRVNKVIGNLHFSPGRSFQNNMMQMLELVPYLRDKNHHDFGHIVHKFRFGADMTKAEELTVLPKEQRWRDKLGLRDPLQGIKAHTEVSNYMFQYFLKVVSTNFISLSGEEISSHQYSVTQYERDLRTGNAPGKDAHGHMTSHGMMGVPGVFFNYEISPMKVIHTEERQSFAHFLTSTCAIVGGVLTVASLVDSLIFNSSKRLKKKSEDSFRGPSGKIL
- a CDS encoding GTP-binding protein, putative; protein product: MPPRTKVQSSGLGKALINRKAKEAVAPKESQLYTLDDNNPLASVTHERDLDEFLANAALADQDFTTERTKLRVISAPNMPTPSTNPFLLSAEEEKEVTKKKRDFQGDLTVPRRPPWTRQMTRLELEKQERESFLEWRRDIAKLAETSNLLLTPFERNVQLWRQLWRVLERSQLVVQIVDARNPLGFRCQDLENYVKEIGSDENDEEITVAGKGKRRSLLLINKADLLTYDQRSAWAEYFEKEGISYAFFSAANAAAAQEQAEKQRLRQQEEYDGPKGSSEENEEESEEQQDETEDEQDETEEEHLINDLRETHLDEEDWSSESAGRSGNVSRSEVDEKLAEGQTLSLSEVAQDVGARFGESTEQEDVRTRVLTVTELEDLFINAAPDLKDFATPQHPNPKLMVGLVGYPNVGKSSTINSLLGAKKVSVSATPGKTKHFQTLVLSDTITLCDCPGLVFPQFANTQADMVVDGVLPIDQMREYSAPVDLLCKRIPREILEGTYGIRIDVKDEEEGGTGKVGWEEFLSAYAIARGMTRSSFGMPDTSRAARYVLKDYVNAKLLFAHPPPGIDADDFMSVSRAETIARIEESYENGRKRAPVTHVSKNADTYVQPASAKAKDSLDDETEQGQDQTKRERQSTSRQVKSTAASAPARSGREKASALDSVYFNESGAQPRLVIKGRNQPGDAQEGGQGFSRTTRYPHQRLLGPDGMPILGAGGRDLGGANGKKHFKRKEGKKRSGKGYD
- a CDS encoding cyclophilin-like peptidyl prolyl cis-trans isomerase, putative, encoding MSGPSPTYVTFDTSVGSFTVELYTAHAPKTCNNFAKLAERGYYNGVIFHRIIPNFMIQGGDPTGTGRGGTSIYGDRFADEIHPELRFVGAGILAMANSGPNTNGSQFFITCAPTPYLDGKHTIFGRVSSGMKTIQRLEAVRTDKDDRPVEEIKIHRARLGDATQGGGLAVAMPA